The genomic DNA TCTCAATGTAACTCTGAAAAAACTGTTTTGGAGACCTAAGGTACTGCTTGAAATCCTCAAAATTTTCTTGTTCTGCCAGGTATCTCAGGATGCAAACTTCCAGATTGGCTCTGTTGCCCTTAAAGTCCGGGAATTTGCTCTTCATGTCCTCAGCAATGTCTTTAGCTGACTTCTCAAAGACTGCCTTGCGAAGAGCTGGTTCAATCTTGTCAcaaaggaaaactgcaaaaattgTAATTGAAGTGGCTCCTTGGCAGGAAATCTGGAAACATTGGAAGAAATCTTCTCTCTTGCTGTGCAGGTACACAACTGGGTCATTTGCCTTTTGGAATGCTTCGTGCATGGCTTTAAAcctttcagctgcatttttgcaCAGATACAGAGACAAATCCATGCTGTACTCTCTGttaaaagtacattttgcaTTACTGGAGACAGAGTCGACACCTCTCTGTACTTCATTGAGTATTTCATGAATAAAATTTCGACTGTAATCCCgtttctcctgctccttcttctCAATGTTCGCCTTCACACACGCTATGATGTCGTTTGTGATCTGCTGAAAGTTGATCACATCAGCATTGGAAATGCCCCTGGGATCTGAGAAAATGCCTAGAAACGCTTTCTTTGAGATGTGTTTGTCCATGtcaaaagaaaattctctgTCTTTGGGAAATGACCTGATCCGTGCATGGAAACCTGGCTCCTTAAAGTGCTCTAGGAGGACATCTTCAATTTCTGCATCGATATCCACCTGTTCTGGTGTAGGAGCAGCACGGGAGACTTCGTCAATCCAACTGCTCCAAACACGAGTAAAGTTGTCCTTCAGTTCTCTCTCACTGAGGCTCTTCCCTTTCAGACTCACAGCCAGATCCCTACTCCTTCCCAGGAGCTTGGCTTCATATTCCAACTTCCTTGCATCCagtttcctctgctccttctgtAGCTCAATAAGattctcacatttctttttagtTTCATGAAGAAGAGTCTCTTTCAGATCTTTCAGGTTCCGCTCTGTGCTTGATTTCCACTGGACCAGTATCTCACGGTCTTTGTCTTCCCTGAAATACTTTTCCACTTCTTTCTCAATGGCATCACTTGTCTCTTGCACCAGCCCTTCAAGGTGTCCTCTGGTGACATTCTGCAAGTCCCCATTCTGAATTTTGTTATTCAGGCTCATTTGTACATCCAACAAGTGACTCCTTAATCTCCAGGTCCACTGACTAAAGGCGCTTTCCAGTTTCCTGTATGCAGCAATCTCCAGGGAATTCTtgaagctgaaaacaaaattttcattcaCCAAGGCATTCCACAGGTCACCAATACGATCTTTCAGGCTCGAGAGCTTCAAAATGCCACGCTGGGAATGCTGCTTGGCAGCCTGGAGGATTTTGCTCTTGAGTTGCTGGACGTTCTGGCTGTAGGTGGGGTTGGGTGGTGCCATTGGGGGGTTTCCTTCCCACAGGTGAGCAAAGTAGTGAATGTGGGTCTTCACATCAAAGCCAatgacgggggggggggggggggggggggggggggggggggggggggggggggggggggggggggggggggggggggggggggggggggggggggggggggggggggggggggggggggggggggggggggggggggggggggggggggggggggggggggggggggggggggggggggggggggggggggggggggggggggggggggggggggggggggggggggggggggggggggggggggggggggggggggggggggggggggggggggggggggggggggggggggggggggggggggggggggggggggggggggggggggggggggggggggggggggggggggggggggggggggggggggggggggggggggggggggggggggggggggggggggggggggggggggggggggggggggggggggggggggggggggggggggggggggggggggggggggggggggggggggggggggggggggggggggggggggggggggggggggggggggggggggggggggggggggggggggggggggggggggggggggggggggggggggggggggggggggggggggggggggggggggggggggggggggggggggggggggggggggggggggggggggggggggggggggggggggggggggggggggggggggggggggggggg from Ficedula albicollis isolate OC2 unplaced genomic scaffold, FicAlb1.5 N00716, whole genome shotgun sequence includes the following:
- the LOC101819861 gene encoding LOW QUALITY PROTEIN: interferon-induced very large GTPase 1-like (The sequence of the model RefSeq protein was modified relative to this genomic sequence to represent the inferred CDS: inserted 2 bases in 1 codon), translating into MRDHDGDHQLVFHRPQGLMGFTWCRTLLGFKYDTHQVNIEICSSLVASNCKFRRKQLDQAFPLKPLMKTFLSFLHAQPADTRKYFLQWMKVFMDDLSCGRLEELRRDYHELWTEILTEKKSQEKPMVNALLMRRLNAVSEEINDSSIGLEHLLREVGQIYEALELTNSKEDILAKLPEIAAELMVLGYPVELMDGDASYLPLRWVGAIFDSLIERLGDKRVFPVIGFDVKTHIHYFAHLWEGNPPMAPPNPTYSQNVQQLKSKILQAAKQHSQRGILKLSSLKDRIGDLWNALVNENFVFSFKNSLEIAAYRKLESAFSQWTWRLRSHLLDVQMSLNNKIQNGDLQNVTRGHLEGLVQETSDAIEKEVEKYFREDKDREILVQWKSSTERNLKDLKETLLHETKKKCENLIELQKEQRKLDARKLEYEAKLLGRSRDLAVSLKGKSLSERELKDNFTRVWSSWIDEVSRAAPTPEQVDIDAEIEDVLLEHFKEPGFHARIRSFPKDREFSFDMDKHISKKAFLGIFSDPRGISNADVINFQQITNDIIACVKANIEKKEQEKRDYSRNFIHEILNEVQRGVDSVSSNAKCTFNREYSMDLSLYLCKNAAERFKAMHEAFQKANDPVVYLHSKREDFFQCFQISCQGATSITIFAVFLCDKIEPALRKAVFEKSAKDIAEDMKSKFPDFKGNRANLEVCILRYLAEQENFEDFKQYLRSPKQFFQSYIEKQVKSHCLDGSRRLRMFLXILSAVSLSTQIVKDRKDREDKISLWLDEFCRELTEVINLPRSDLKGIEHQEVTDIEFLSSATAKSLIDLRERLMKELADADMSSFSRPPHTILAEHFSGCWKQCPFCGAVCTNTMRDHDGDHQLVFHRPQGLTGFTRWKGFLFWWHDTHELCIDICSSLVASRHEFSVGDGPWIPYKKYRRAGPPFSTWRILPDSSMQAYWKWFVSRFRTELEAFCKGKFQGSGEIPEAWRRITKQEALSELEEC